One window of Desulfosoma sp. genomic DNA carries:
- a CDS encoding glycosyltransferase, with the protein MMDCPVALSVCMIVRNEAHQLEEALQNFRLFADEIVVVDTGSIDETRAIAEKYAHVVADYPWHDDFSAARNASLARARGRYLLWLDADDRVDLENVEKIRRLKTLLDGRAYCFVLKDIRHGKPFASLMQIRCVPNLPGVRFQGIIHERLDHALERLGIPLVDTDIVIEHHGYTNPYVLKSKIRRNIDLLHKAQNDCEDTQKDETIQYYLAISYHVLEDYEQALNCMEACLSILKKKKFCATPTQSQALEPFIWDAVLFCAETHLDQKNPQKAERYLLQLNGFPCPYPYLLFRLGRLAQRLNRHKEALRYFQSVDLSRHVVTRLPWPQLNVADLISHQAYSLYHVGGIEACSRCVEVLQDEAVRYQVWEQLGCLAVENGQWHLASEAFHRDWGGYALSTLGWTRYGSLLKQENKLHLAVKAFQKALVKEPDNIEAAIKLGNTYWQLGADRRALRVFASLVAKGVNDFPVVKAYEILSQRLGRGA; encoded by the coding sequence ATGATGGATTGTCCTGTAGCACTTTCCGTCTGCATGATTGTGCGCAATGAAGCTCATCAGCTGGAAGAGGCGCTTCAAAACTTCAGACTCTTTGCCGATGAAATCGTGGTTGTGGATACGGGATCGATCGATGAGACTCGGGCCATCGCCGAAAAATATGCGCATGTGGTGGCCGATTACCCCTGGCATGATGATTTTTCTGCAGCCCGAAACGCTTCGCTGGCAAGGGCTCGAGGGCGTTACCTTCTATGGCTCGATGCCGACGATCGTGTGGACCTCGAAAACGTAGAAAAAATTCGACGTCTTAAAACTCTATTGGATGGCCGAGCTTATTGTTTCGTGCTTAAAGATATTCGACATGGGAAACCATTTGCTTCCTTGATGCAGATTCGCTGTGTTCCTAATCTTCCGGGTGTCAGATTTCAAGGCATCATCCATGAAAGACTGGATCATGCTTTGGAACGACTTGGAATTCCCTTGGTCGATACGGACATAGTTATTGAACATCATGGATATACAAACCCATATGTGTTGAAGTCAAAAATCCGAAGAAATATTGATTTGCTCCACAAAGCGCAAAATGATTGTGAAGACACTCAAAAAGATGAAACGATACAGTATTATCTCGCGATCTCCTATCATGTTCTTGAGGATTACGAGCAGGCCCTCAACTGCATGGAAGCATGTCTTAGCATTTTAAAAAAGAAGAAATTCTGCGCTACGCCGACTCAAAGCCAAGCCCTTGAGCCCTTTATTTGGGATGCCGTTCTCTTTTGTGCGGAAACCCATTTGGATCAAAAAAATCCTCAAAAAGCTGAAAGGTATCTTTTACAGCTGAATGGTTTTCCATGCCCCTATCCTTATCTGCTTTTTCGCCTTGGTCGGCTGGCTCAGCGCTTAAATCGTCACAAAGAGGCACTTCGTTATTTCCAAAGCGTCGATCTCAGCCGTCACGTAGTTACGCGACTTCCATGGCCACAACTCAACGTAGCTGACCTCATCAGCCATCAGGCCTATAGTCTCTATCATGTTGGAGGCATCGAAGCCTGTTCTCGATGTGTGGAGGTCTTGCAGGACGAAGCCGTGCGTTATCAAGTATGGGAGCAGTTGGGTTGTCTGGCTGTGGAAAACGGTCAGTGGCACCTTGCTTCTGAGGCTTTTCATCGTGATTGGGGAGGGTATGCTCTCTCGACCTTGGGGTGGACCCGTTATGGAAGCCTCCTCAAACAGGAAAATAAGCTTCATTTGGCTGTAAAAGCTTTTCAGAAAGCCTTGGTCAAGGAACCCGACAATATCGAAGCGGCGATCAAACTAGGCAATACTTACTGGCAACTCGGGGCCGATCGAAGGGCTTTGCGGGTGTTTGCGTCCTTGGTAGCCAAGGGAGTCAACGATTTCCCCGTTGTCAAGGCTTATGAGATTCTCAGTCAGCGGCTGGGACGTGGGGCCTGA
- a CDS encoding glycosyltransferase, translating to MQTISLSMIVKNEEKNLARCLESVRTSVDEIVIVDTGSTDGTLEIARRYGTKLFFFSWTGDFSEARNYALSLTQGPWVLWLDADEELVLPAKKIELKTECFRTDGDAFLVPIRNFHQDGSFDVHHAVRLFRKLDGIRFEGKAHEGVDPWLLRMGRKIVSASFVINHYGYAISEEGMRAKLVRNLEILQEQLALNPQDAVSHYLVGYTLYGLGRRKEALRSLKMAYALKPPTKILECMILNLLSLNAYSDQDYPLTERYARESLAQIPQQNTARLYLGLSLFFQRRYKEAFPFLWQAYQFGRLPVVQRRTALTQEHFYKENALLGILAVAAREAGEEALAVQFFRRYRKSIDERAELLAHEGLSLLHCGAYEQAVECLLKAFKRGLPMEDLAPPLAYAFFRSGCPTKALALYRKYPGKFLKDAAGRATATLIQAWQAQRFSKTKGNNNDGLSCSTFRLHDCAQ from the coding sequence ATGCAGACCATCTCGTTGTCCATGATTGTCAAGAATGAGGAGAAAAATTTAGCTCGCTGTCTGGAAAGTGTTCGAACGTCTGTGGATGAGATCGTCATCGTGGATACGGGATCTACGGACGGGACTCTCGAGATTGCACGGCGTTATGGGACCAAACTTTTCTTTTTTTCTTGGACCGGCGATTTTTCGGAAGCCAGGAATTATGCTTTGTCTCTGACTCAAGGTCCCTGGGTCTTGTGGTTGGATGCCGACGAAGAATTGGTTCTTCCCGCAAAGAAGATCGAGCTAAAGACCGAGTGTTTCAGGACAGACGGGGATGCTTTCCTTGTTCCAATCCGAAACTTTCATCAAGATGGCTCCTTTGATGTTCATCATGCCGTAAGACTGTTTCGAAAATTAGACGGCATTCGTTTTGAGGGAAAAGCCCATGAAGGGGTGGACCCATGGCTTCTGCGTATGGGGCGAAAGATCGTTTCAGCTTCCTTTGTCATTAACCACTATGGATATGCGATCTCCGAAGAAGGAATGCGCGCAAAGCTTGTTCGAAACCTGGAAATCCTTCAGGAACAGTTGGCGCTGAACCCTCAAGATGCCGTCTCTCATTACTTGGTAGGCTACACCCTTTACGGGCTTGGGCGGCGAAAAGAGGCTTTGCGATCCCTGAAAATGGCCTATGCGTTAAAACCTCCAACAAAAATTCTAGAATGCATGATCCTTAACCTCCTTAGTCTTAATGCTTACTCCGACCAGGACTACCCTCTCACTGAAAGGTATGCGCGAGAATCCTTGGCACAAATTCCCCAACAAAACACAGCCCGACTTTATCTCGGCCTAAGTCTTTTTTTCCAGAGACGCTATAAAGAAGCCTTCCCTTTCTTGTGGCAAGCCTATCAGTTTGGTCGCTTGCCTGTTGTGCAGCGCCGAACGGCTTTGACTCAGGAGCATTTTTACAAAGAGAATGCCCTGCTTGGAATTTTAGCGGTTGCCGCGAGAGAAGCAGGTGAAGAAGCCTTGGCGGTTCAGTTTTTTCGAAGGTATCGAAAGTCTATTGACGAAAGGGCTGAGCTTTTAGCGCACGAAGGTCTGAGTCTTCTTCACTGTGGAGCTTATGAGCAAGCAGTGGAGTGTTTGCTAAAAGCTTTCAAGCGAGGATTGCCGATGGAGGATCTCGCTCCGCCCCTGGCATACGCGTTCTTTCGGAGCGGGTGTCCAACAAAAGCCCTGGCACTTTATCGAAAGTATCCAGGAAAGTTTCTCAAGGACGCAGCGGGCCGAGCCACGGCTACACTGATCCAGGCATGGCAGGCTCAAAGATTTTCCAAAACCAAGGGTAATAACAATGATGGATTGTCCTGTAGCACTTTCCGTCTGCATGATTGTGCGCAATGA
- a CDS encoding glycosyltransferase family 4 protein, with product MHWASFDPFLIDDLFWQDKMGMPAANRQFLEAFFRYGRFKSCRFFCQDTIQTERMRRFLNDLTSPVESPARPRAIPQALAWDELRREPVDVMHHGDFTFYMPYVMEWRNRALDIAPFAVTGVTHSLDTLSIYTKCLSLLLACPKPYDAIICTSLCAQKMLSQTFDYLRERFKEAFQAVLPKAPRLVHIPLGIPDRQKPLVDKEEARLRLGWKLDEVVVLCLGRFSVRGKMDLSPFLEGCAWLFRKFSEKGLSRKYRLVLSGAGKKEAIRLVSELCRYVGIGSHVSIEANVSLERKELLYAASDVFCSLVDNYQETFGLTILEAMSYGLPVIASDFNGYRELVKPGVSGFLVRTYASAEAEPWEDLAGILDSSVLRYYRAQKVAFDMESFLEALSCLLTQEETRQSMGKAGQCEAGRYRWSVIVAEYGNLWQELAQAALRERNGSQPKDQVLPILTPHFRKIFGHYPTQTLREDTMFAVSPYGFDQLAEGFVPVVYGESSSFICKEVLSLIRRLDASKGYRLDDLVFMVKNSLGLSRQAALLHVDWLLKHGILGLKKN from the coding sequence ATGCATTGGGCAAGTTTTGATCCTTTCCTGATCGATGATCTTTTTTGGCAGGACAAAATGGGCATGCCTGCCGCCAACAGGCAATTTCTCGAAGCCTTTTTTCGATACGGGCGATTTAAATCATGTCGTTTTTTTTGTCAGGACACAATTCAGACCGAAAGGATGCGTCGGTTTCTGAATGATCTCACCTCTCCTGTGGAATCGCCGGCAAGACCCAGGGCGATCCCTCAGGCCTTGGCTTGGGATGAACTGCGCCGTGAACCCGTCGATGTCATGCATCATGGCGATTTCACCTTTTATATGCCTTACGTGATGGAATGGCGAAATCGAGCCCTGGATATTGCTCCTTTTGCCGTAACGGGCGTAACGCATTCTCTGGACACCCTGAGCATCTATACGAAGTGCCTAAGCCTCTTGCTGGCATGTCCCAAACCCTATGACGCAATCATCTGTACCAGCCTCTGTGCACAAAAGATGCTCAGCCAAACCTTTGATTACTTGCGAGAACGATTCAAAGAAGCTTTTCAGGCGGTTCTTCCAAAGGCACCGCGCCTGGTTCATATCCCTCTTGGAATTCCGGATCGGCAAAAGCCTCTTGTGGACAAAGAGGAAGCGCGCCTTCGGTTGGGATGGAAACTCGACGAAGTGGTTGTTTTGTGTCTTGGCCGGTTTTCGGTTCGAGGCAAAATGGATCTTAGTCCGTTCCTGGAGGGATGCGCTTGGCTGTTCAGGAAGTTTAGCGAGAAAGGGCTTTCCCGGAAGTACCGTCTTGTGCTCTCTGGAGCGGGGAAAAAAGAGGCCATTAGATTGGTTTCCGAGTTGTGCCGCTATGTAGGAATCGGCTCGCACGTCAGCATAGAAGCGAATGTTTCTCTAGAGAGAAAAGAACTACTTTATGCGGCATCGGACGTTTTTTGTTCTCTTGTGGATAACTACCAGGAAACTTTCGGCCTGACGATCCTTGAAGCCATGAGCTATGGATTGCCGGTCATCGCATCCGATTTCAACGGCTATCGTGAACTGGTCAAACCGGGTGTTTCGGGATTTTTAGTTCGGACCTACGCCTCCGCCGAAGCCGAACCGTGGGAAGACCTTGCCGGCATTTTGGATTCTTCCGTACTTCGTTATTACCGAGCCCAAAAGGTCGCCTTTGACATGGAAAGCTTTCTGGAGGCCTTGTCCTGTCTGTTGACCCAGGAAGAGACGAGGCAATCCATGGGAAAAGCTGGGCAATGTGAAGCTGGGCGGTACCGATGGTCTGTCATTGTCGCCGAATATGGAAATCTCTGGCAAGAACTTGCGCAGGCCGCCCTGAGAGAGAGGAACGGGAGTCAACCGAAAGACCAAGTGTTGCCGATACTTACTCCCCATTTTAGGAAGATTTTTGGGCATTACCCTACTCAGACACTTCGTGAAGACACAATGTTTGCTGTCAGCCCCTATGGGTTCGATCAATTGGCTGAGGGGTTCGTTCCCGTCGTTTACGGGGAGAGTTCATCATTCATTTGCAAAGAGGTGCTCTCGTTGATTCGCCGCCTCGATGCTTCTAAGGGGTATCGACTCGACGATCTCGTTTTCATGGTGAAAAACTCTTTGGGACTTTCCCGGCAGGCGGCTTTGCTGCACGTGGATTGGCTTCTCAAGCATGGAATTTTGGGCCTCAAAAAAAATTAA
- the fliD gene encoding flagellar filament capping protein FliD, with protein sequence MGFSLSGVGSGLDWQSLLEQLRRVEENQFIKPLERQKKNQEDVLSAWNTVSTKLSDLLSAVQKIKDTGDFDVFSASLKTSSGVNPENLLTVAVGSGAARGRFDIQVTQLAKAEKLQSTSVTSASDPTEWTGTITISGQEVSLDGKNLNTLRDEINSLNTGSNPTGVIASVLKVSDSDYRLILTSENEGTAGISFTDAAGDYFSTLQAGVDASFTIDGIAMTRSSNTITDAIPGVTLQLRGADANTTITLDVERDESGITEKIQNFVDAYNGLVKYINEQFSYNALSEKTGGVLFGDATLRSIKTRLQSTVLDQELFSYGITFSRSGTLELNADKFKDALLQDFSGTVSAFNTMAQGLQSVLNGLTDSLDGTVTMQKKSVQGKIKSLDDRMQKLEDRIDADIERMRARFVAMDKAMSTLNEQMSNLSKLFSSMSQSA encoded by the coding sequence ATGGGGTTCAGTCTCAGTGGCGTAGGAAGCGGACTTGATTGGCAGAGCCTGCTGGAACAGCTTCGTCGCGTGGAAGAAAACCAGTTTATCAAGCCCTTGGAACGGCAGAAAAAGAATCAGGAGGATGTGCTTTCCGCCTGGAACACGGTTTCCACCAAACTTTCGGATTTGCTCTCTGCGGTTCAAAAGATCAAGGATACCGGCGACTTCGATGTTTTCTCGGCTTCCTTGAAAACTTCCAGCGGCGTCAATCCGGAAAACCTTCTGACGGTGGCAGTGGGTTCCGGAGCAGCCAGAGGCCGGTTTGATATTCAGGTCACTCAGCTGGCCAAGGCCGAAAAACTGCAGTCCACATCCGTGACTTCGGCGTCCGATCCCACCGAATGGACCGGGACCATCACCATCAGCGGTCAAGAAGTCAGCTTGGATGGGAAAAACCTCAATACCCTTCGAGACGAGATCAACAGCCTGAACACGGGTTCCAACCCCACCGGCGTTATCGCCAGCGTGCTCAAAGTGTCCGATTCCGACTATCGGCTTATCCTCACAAGTGAAAATGAAGGCACCGCAGGCATCTCGTTCACCGATGCCGCAGGAGATTATTTTTCCACTCTTCAGGCCGGCGTCGATGCCTCCTTTACCATCGACGGCATTGCCATGACGCGCTCTTCCAACACCATCACCGATGCCATTCCAGGAGTCACTCTTCAGCTGCGCGGTGCGGATGCCAACACCACCATCACCCTTGATGTGGAGAGGGATGAAAGCGGCATCACCGAAAAGATTCAAAATTTCGTCGATGCTTACAACGGCCTTGTCAAATACATCAACGAGCAGTTCAGCTACAATGCGCTCAGCGAAAAGACCGGAGGAGTGCTTTTCGGCGATGCCACGCTTCGTTCCATCAAGACCCGTTTGCAGAGCACCGTACTCGATCAGGAACTTTTCAGTTACGGTATCACATTTTCCCGGTCAGGCACCCTCGAACTGAACGCCGATAAGTTCAAGGACGCCCTGTTGCAGGATTTTTCCGGTACAGTCTCGGCATTCAATACAATGGCTCAAGGCTTGCAATCCGTTTTGAACGGGCTCACGGATTCCCTGGATGGCACGGTCACCATGCAAAAGAAGAGTGTTCAGGGAAAGATTAAGTCGCTGGACGATCGTATGCAGAAGCTGGAAGATCGCATCGATGCCGACATAGAACGAATGAGGGCCAGGTTTGTGGCCATGGACAAAGCCATGAGCACCTTAAACGAGCAGATGTCGAACCTTTCCAAGCTCTTTTCCAGCATGTCACAAAGCGCGTGA
- a CDS encoding flagellar protein FliS produces MTACALPVSQCHDASNGDFLNLIVRCYDTFIEDLQDAKHAHAEGRYDLFMDRLRHAQDILTELLIGLDYERGGEIAVNLGRIYNYMLRELIAVHDTQAQGTLGRMISMAGDLREAWVQITAVV; encoded by the coding sequence ATGACCGCGTGTGCCCTGCCAGTAAGCCAATGTCATGACGCTTCCAACGGCGATTTTTTGAATCTTATCGTCAGGTGCTACGACACTTTCATCGAGGATTTGCAAGACGCGAAACACGCTCACGCAGAAGGCCGGTACGATCTGTTCATGGATCGGCTTCGACACGCCCAGGATATTCTCACGGAACTTCTGATCGGTTTGGACTACGAACGAGGTGGAGAAATTGCCGTCAACCTGGGCCGAATCTACAATTACATGCTTCGAGAGCTCATCGCTGTTCATGACACCCAAGCCCAGGGGACTCTGGGTCGTATGATTTCCATGGCCGGGGATCTTCGAGAAGCTTGGGTTCAGATAACCGCTGTCGTGTAG
- a CDS encoding flagellin: MALRINTNIASLNVQRNLTVNNRNMQNALERLSTGYRINKAADDAAGYAVANTFKARISSLRVAYQNATESNSMLQVADGAYHEMYNILVRMKDLATQAAGGQITNANRELLNTEFTQLQAELDRIAMTSQYNGVTLVYSTGTGTAASFTFQIGSLNRSHDQLQVELQAVSSAALGVSASRIGTQSAAQAAMDALDTAITSINTYMAEIGAYQNRLQHTMDNLNIMIENYSASESAIRDADMAYEVTQFTKTQILQQAGMAMLAQANAAPQQILTLLR, from the coding sequence ATGGCACTTCGAATCAACACCAACATTGCTTCATTGAATGTTCAGCGTAATCTGACCGTCAATAATCGCAACATGCAGAATGCGCTGGAACGATTGTCCACGGGTTACCGCATCAACAAGGCGGCTGACGATGCGGCAGGTTATGCCGTGGCCAACACCTTCAAGGCTAGAATTTCATCCTTGAGGGTGGCTTACCAAAACGCCACGGAATCTAATTCTATGCTGCAGGTGGCCGATGGGGCCTATCATGAAATGTATAACATTCTGGTCCGCATGAAGGATCTGGCAACTCAAGCAGCCGGCGGACAAATCACGAACGCGAACAGGGAATTGCTTAACACTGAGTTCACTCAACTTCAGGCGGAACTCGATCGAATCGCCATGACATCGCAATATAATGGGGTCACGTTGGTTTACTCGACAGGAACCGGAACAGCCGCCTCTTTCACCTTCCAGATCGGCTCGCTTAATAGATCCCACGATCAATTGCAGGTTGAACTGCAAGCGGTTTCTTCGGCTGCCTTGGGAGTCAGCGCAAGCAGAATTGGAACGCAGTCCGCTGCCCAAGCGGCCATGGACGCGCTCGATACAGCCATCACCAGTATCAATACCTACATGGCCGAAATCGGCGCCTATCAGAACCGTCTGCAGCACACCATGGACAACCTGAATATTATGATTGAAAACTATTCGGCCTCCGAGTCGGCCATTCGGGATGCAGACATGGCTTATGAAGTCACTCAATTTACCAAAACTCAGATCCTGCAGCAGGCCGGAATGGCCATGTTAGCCCAGGCCAACGCGGCACCCCAGCAGATTCTGACCCTCTTGAGGTAA
- the fliW gene encoding flagellar assembly protein FliW, with amino-acid sequence MKIETSRFGTLELDESTFIHFPWGIPGFEEIKRYVLLEHRQGPFKWLQAVDHPDVAFVVAPPDIFGVHYKVPENRMSVLELQDSNDLAILLLVSLDRTTRTVRPHVRAPLLLNASNRRAYQWVIEAGEQVNILTIQESSNAVE; translated from the coding sequence ATGAAAATCGAAACCAGCCGATTCGGAACCCTGGAGTTGGACGAAAGCACCTTTATCCACTTTCCATGGGGCATTCCCGGTTTTGAAGAGATCAAACGCTACGTGCTCTTGGAACATCGGCAGGGACCGTTCAAGTGGCTTCAAGCCGTCGATCATCCCGACGTGGCCTTTGTGGTCGCTCCGCCCGACATCTTCGGCGTTCACTACAAAGTCCCGGAAAATCGAATGTCGGTCCTTGAGCTGCAGGATTCAAACGATCTTGCCATACTGCTTCTGGTTTCGTTGGACAGGACCACACGCACGGTGCGCCCTCATGTACGGGCCCCTCTGCTCCTGAATGCGTCCAATCGCCGAGCCTACCAGTGGGTCATAGAAGCCGGAGAACAGGTAAACATTTTGACCATCCAGGAATCATCGAACGCGGTCGAATAA
- the fliS gene encoding flagellar export chaperone FliS: MMMNMAQEAYRRTNVETADIASLVLMCYDATIRDLQQAKEYHASHCMDAAYERIRHGQDLITELLVGLDFERGGEIAVNLSRIYNYLLRELIGINSTKPPETYNNLIDILKELREGWQEVKRKYDRGELNLDVQEVAGNWARSVTA; this comes from the coding sequence ATGATGATGAACATGGCTCAGGAAGCTTACCGAAGGACCAACGTGGAAACGGCGGACATCGCCAGCCTTGTCCTCATGTGCTACGATGCGACCATTCGCGATCTACAGCAGGCCAAGGAATACCATGCTTCCCACTGCATGGATGCGGCCTATGAACGCATTCGCCATGGGCAGGACCTTATCACGGAGCTTTTGGTGGGCTTGGATTTCGAACGCGGCGGTGAAATCGCCGTTAACCTTTCACGAATCTATAATTACCTCCTTCGGGAACTCATCGGCATCAATTCTACAAAACCGCCGGAAACCTACAATAACCTGATCGATATCTTGAAAGAACTTCGGGAAGGCTGGCAGGAAGTGAAAAGGAAATACGATCGGGGAGAACTGAATCTGGATGTTCAGGAAGTTGCCGGGAACTGGGCTAGGTCTGTGACGGCTTAA